From Humisphaera borealis, the proteins below share one genomic window:
- a CDS encoding ABC transporter permease yields the protein MRFLGWIGSSAIDIVRRWIYLASVIYSVLMLVSRPTTWRRTVREVLARQILFTGVEAVRFTAAIAFFVGIAVVVQAQLWLQKIGQVTAVGPLLVAVIVREVGPLLANVIVLVRSGNAITVELANMRQTGELRVLDAQGLDPLLYLVVPRVIGVMLSVFCLSVILITTSLLTGYIVALALDLKVGTPAFFLRGILSAITAADVPSVAARSLLPGMIAACICCTEGLSVGGAQTDVPRAVTRAVQRSFVSLFVTSVLISVVTYV from the coding sequence ATGCGCTTTCTCGGCTGGATCGGCAGCTCCGCGATCGACATCGTTCGCAGGTGGATCTACCTGGCGTCGGTGATCTATTCCGTACTGATGCTCGTCAGCCGGCCGACCACCTGGCGACGGACCGTCCGCGAGGTGCTGGCCCGGCAGATCCTTTTCACCGGGGTGGAAGCCGTCCGTTTCACCGCCGCGATCGCATTCTTCGTCGGCATTGCCGTCGTCGTACAGGCCCAGCTCTGGCTGCAAAAGATCGGCCAGGTGACGGCCGTCGGTCCACTGCTGGTGGCAGTCATCGTGCGGGAAGTCGGACCGCTTCTGGCCAACGTCATCGTCCTCGTTCGCAGCGGCAATGCTATTACGGTCGAGCTGGCCAACATGCGGCAGACCGGTGAGCTTCGCGTCCTGGACGCACAGGGGCTCGACCCGCTGCTGTACCTGGTCGTCCCGCGCGTCATCGGCGTGATGCTGTCGGTGTTCTGCCTTTCGGTGATCCTGATCACGACCTCGCTCCTCACCGGATACATCGTCGCGCTGGCGCTCGACCTGAAAGTCGGCACGCCGGCATTCTTCCTGCGCGGCATCCTTAGCGCCATCACCGCAGCCGACGTGCCCAGCGTGGCCGCCCGCTCGCTTCTGCCGGGGATGATCGCCGCGTGCATCTGCTGCACCGAAGGCCTGAGCGTCGGCGGGGCGCAGACGGATGTCCCCCGGGCCGTGACGCGGGCCGTGCAACGCTCGTTCGTGTCGCTGTTCGTCACGTCGGTGCTGATCTCGGTGGTGACCTATGTCTGA
- a CDS encoding P-loop NTPase family protein — protein sequence MSDPNTADKPPVLAFEEVSIEMPQGFDHGIRGASFVLRPGDCCLVRLEWESLRSPLTDLATGVLEPDKGIVKYGGTDWNRMGFSQANRERGRVGRTFEGIGWVANLDVDENVILSERHHTWRADSELLHEAETLARQFGLESLPKTRPSQTKRLDLARASLVRAFMGSPTLLALERPEMSGYPEIMPPLLKQLAAARQRGAAVLWLTNRPEIWQEAEVRPTIRFTMSGETLVPV from the coding sequence ATGTCTGACCCCAATACCGCCGACAAGCCCCCGGTGCTCGCGTTCGAGGAGGTCAGCATCGAAATGCCGCAGGGGTTCGATCACGGCATTCGCGGTGCCAGTTTTGTGCTCAGGCCCGGCGACTGCTGCTTGGTTCGGCTCGAATGGGAGTCCCTCCGCTCGCCCCTGACGGACTTGGCGACCGGGGTTTTGGAACCCGACAAGGGCATCGTGAAATACGGCGGCACCGACTGGAACCGCATGGGCTTCAGCCAGGCGAACCGCGAACGCGGTAGGGTGGGACGCACCTTCGAAGGCATCGGCTGGGTGGCCAATTTGGATGTGGACGAGAACGTCATCCTTTCCGAACGCCACCACACCTGGCGGGCAGACAGCGAACTTTTGCACGAGGCCGAGACACTGGCCCGGCAGTTCGGGCTCGAATCGCTGCCGAAGACCCGGCCGTCGCAGACCAAACGCCTGGACCTGGCACGGGCGTCGCTTGTGCGGGCGTTCATGGGTTCGCCGACGCTGCTCGCGTTGGAACGCCCGGAGATGTCGGGATACCCGGAAATCATGCCGCCGCTGCTGAAGCAGCTCGCGGCCGCCCGCCAGCGCGGGGCGGCGGTCCTCTGGCTGACCAACCGCCCCGAGATTTGGCAGGAAGCCGAAGTCCGGCCGACGATACGATTCACGATGTCTGGAGAGACGTTGGTGCCAGTGTGA
- a CDS encoding MlaD family protein — protein MPNKPFKFRFANELAGGLILLALLVIGVSLAMSGQVRELFTRRSTITLNLPPEGSLGLKEGADVVILGTPVGRVSAIDIKDNGRMTASLSVRADFVRFISADTKAVIRKAQLIGDAYVEIPRKDGRPLPETGATMETSEDRATAELAETLLNDIRAEALPAIKNLRAAAEEYTNLAKDLQNPDGDLKQAIANFSRIAAAAEKGDGVVARLLNDKALADQIAQTGPKVNTALDETNGVLKQLNKTSAALPEMAATANEQLKQLPTLIKQMELTLAEVQGVLKDLQKSTNQLPDTVKSINQTVQGLPSLVLQSQETMRQMQRLAESVQKSWLVGGGGSTESDSSGRIPPDRIGGPR, from the coding sequence ATGCCCAACAAACCTTTCAAGTTCCGATTCGCCAACGAGCTGGCCGGCGGGTTAATCCTGCTGGCCTTGCTGGTCATTGGCGTATCGCTGGCGATGAGCGGGCAGGTGCGCGAACTGTTTACGCGCCGTAGCACCATCACGCTCAACCTGCCGCCGGAGGGTTCGCTCGGTCTGAAGGAAGGTGCCGACGTCGTGATCCTCGGCACCCCGGTCGGGCGGGTGTCGGCGATCGACATCAAGGACAATGGCCGCATGACCGCCAGCCTCAGCGTGCGGGCGGACTTCGTGCGGTTCATCTCGGCCGACACCAAAGCCGTCATCCGCAAGGCCCAGCTCATCGGTGACGCGTACGTGGAGATCCCGCGCAAGGACGGCCGACCGCTGCCGGAAACCGGGGCGACCATGGAAACGTCCGAAGACCGCGCCACTGCCGAACTGGCCGAAACCCTTCTCAACGACATCCGCGCCGAAGCACTCCCGGCGATCAAAAACCTCCGCGCCGCCGCCGAGGAATACACCAATCTCGCCAAAGACTTGCAGAACCCCGACGGCGACCTCAAGCAAGCAATCGCGAACTTCAGCCGGATCGCCGCGGCCGCCGAGAAGGGTGACGGCGTGGTTGCCCGACTGCTGAATGACAAGGCGCTCGCCGACCAGATCGCCCAGACCGGCCCGAAGGTGAATACCGCGCTCGACGAGACCAACGGCGTGCTGAAGCAACTGAACAAGACGTCAGCCGCACTGCCCGAGATGGCCGCGACCGCCAACGAACAACTCAAGCAGCTCCCGACGCTGATCAAACAGATGGAGCTGACGCTCGCCGAGGTGCAGGGGGTGCTGAAGGACCTGCAGAAGTCGACGAACCAGCTTCCGGACACGGTAAAGTCCATCAACCAGACGGTGCAGGGGCTACCGTCGCTGGTACTGCAGTCGCAGGAGACGATGCGCCAGATGCAGCGGCTCGCCGAGAGCGTTCAGAAAAGCTGGCTGGTCGGCGGCGGGGGAAGCACCGAGTCCGACAGCTCGGGTCGAATCCCGCCCGACCGGATCGGAGGCCCGCGATGA
- a CDS encoding nuclear transport factor 2 family protein: MSLREVGKKLVELCRKGQNIDAITQLYSKDIVSVEAIEGQGMPREMRGIDAVLGKGKWWFENHEIHSAEVGNPVFHGNDRFACVMKYDVTFKPANKRMKMEEIALYTVADDKIVREEFFYDMGEMK; encoded by the coding sequence ATGTCATTGCGCGAAGTCGGTAAGAAACTCGTCGAACTCTGCCGGAAGGGCCAGAATATTGATGCGATCACGCAGCTTTACTCCAAGGACATCGTCTCGGTCGAGGCGATCGAGGGACAGGGTATGCCGCGGGAGATGCGCGGGATCGACGCCGTGCTGGGCAAGGGCAAGTGGTGGTTCGAGAACCACGAGATCCACTCGGCCGAGGTCGGTAATCCGGTGTTCCACGGCAACGACCGGTTTGCCTGTGTGATGAAGTACGACGTCACTTTCAAGCCGGCCAATAAGCGGATGAAGATGGAAGAGATCGCGCTGTACACCGTCGCCGACGACAAGATCGTGCGCGAAGAGTTCTTCTACGACATGGGCGAGATGAAGTGA
- a CDS encoding class I SAM-dependent methyltransferase, with protein MAEWYDRLVGDEGSEYHQKVVFPGVLRMLQVQPADAVLDVACGQGALCRLLETKGATVTGIDAAEPLVEIARQRGPTCIKYHTGDAREIEKMPFIASGAYASAACVLAIQNIHPIAPVFTGVARALKPMGRFVLAMMHPCFRGPKETSWGWEEKEGVQFRRVDRYLVPRKTPIITHPGSAPDVYTWTFHKPIEAYVRALRGAGLLVDAIEEWPSHKTSEPGPRAAAENQARTEIPMFMAIRAVKIG; from the coding sequence GTGGCCGAATGGTACGACCGCCTCGTCGGTGACGAGGGGAGCGAGTACCACCAGAAGGTGGTCTTCCCCGGCGTGCTGCGAATGCTGCAGGTACAACCGGCCGACGCCGTGCTGGATGTTGCCTGCGGGCAGGGGGCGCTGTGCCGGCTGCTGGAAACCAAGGGCGCAACCGTGACCGGGATCGATGCCGCCGAGCCCCTCGTCGAAATCGCCCGCCAGCGCGGGCCGACCTGTATCAAGTACCACACCGGCGACGCCCGCGAGATCGAGAAGATGCCGTTCATCGCCAGCGGCGCTTATGCGTCGGCGGCGTGTGTGCTGGCGATCCAGAACATCCACCCGATCGCGCCGGTGTTTACCGGCGTGGCGCGGGCATTGAAGCCAATGGGCCGGTTCGTGCTCGCAATGATGCACCCCTGCTTCCGCGGGCCCAAGGAGACGAGTTGGGGCTGGGAGGAAAAAGAAGGCGTCCAGTTCCGCCGGGTAGACCGGTATCTCGTACCCCGCAAGACGCCGATCATCACGCACCCTGGCAGCGCACCGGACGTCTACACCTGGACATTCCACAAGCCGATCGAGGCGTACGTTCGCGCCCTGCGCGGCGCAGGCCTGCTGGTCGACGCGATCGAGGAATGGCCGAGCCACAAAACCAGCGAACCCGGCCCGCGTGCCGCCGCGGAGAACCAGGCGCGTACGGAGATCCCGATGTTCATGGCGATCCGGGCGGTGAAGATCGGATGA
- a CDS encoding CARDB domain-containing protein — protein sequence MISRMKVSTSRSRLETKSRKRVQRSITEALEDRRLFAVGLVSVGIGGAAANGDSAEASVSSDGRYVVFSSFATNLVANDTNGHKDIFLRDRNTGTTVMVSKNPTTGEGGNKDSTQPVINADGTYVAFVSRATNLISGDTQNHNDIFRYNIATGAIELVSARSGTTSTFAGGSSSEPTISKDGSLVSFTSFAANLNAGIDGNDNNDVFVRNMGSTTVFGLAPNATKLISVNSGNVAAGNSQSFDSWISSDGRYIAFRSDSSDMVASGDTNNARDTFVRDLQTGTTALISQTPAGASGNASSDSNSISGDGRFVTFQSKATDLVSNDGNANSDVFLRDTQTNTTTLLSINRFGTNSAGGFSEFPALSQDGSFASFSSTAGDIINGDTNGREDVFLRDLVRGPISLVSINTSGAAANGRSFDPFISRNGDFVVFTSDASDISTGDTNGKSDIFLSDSPGIGGGGGGGGSDSTLPTATVGSAESATPGATTFQFTVNLADNVGLNTVTVGNLTVTKAGGSAQTATLVNVVGTGVSAVATYSVAFPSGINTNDTGLYTVTTTAGAIKDAAGNAIAGGTSLGTFTLAIGDPNGPDLVIVKPGKTKASYIGGAKGALKWKLQNNGPGTLTNKTVEFKVYTSADGTLDAGDATLGTISKLVKKLKPTKSIAAALKFTFPNDINGNFFLLIKADTANTIAESNETNNTGSTVAATLIQPPFRDLQPTVVSKPSRLTAGLPITATATIKNNGNTTFNDLVPITLVVTDAGVVNDGSTVLVTTTQKLSLAPGKSKTVKFSATLPGNLAVGQYQLGVDVDPANAFAESDEGNNTALSLVWQSFV from the coding sequence ATGATCAGTCGCATGAAGGTTTCTACCAGTCGCTCACGTCTTGAGACCAAGTCCCGGAAGCGCGTTCAGCGCAGCATCACCGAGGCGCTGGAAGACCGCCGCCTGTTTGCCGTGGGCCTGGTGAGCGTCGGCATTGGCGGAGCGGCTGCCAACGGCGACTCGGCCGAGGCGTCGGTCAGCTCTGACGGGCGCTATGTCGTCTTCAGCAGCTTCGCGACAAACTTGGTCGCCAATGACACCAACGGTCACAAGGACATCTTCCTTCGCGATCGGAACACCGGCACCACGGTCATGGTCAGCAAGAACCCGACGACCGGTGAAGGCGGCAACAAGGACTCGACGCAGCCTGTCATCAACGCCGATGGCACCTACGTCGCGTTTGTGAGCCGCGCAACGAACCTGATCAGCGGCGATACCCAGAATCACAACGACATTTTCCGCTACAACATCGCCACCGGCGCGATCGAACTGGTCAGTGCCCGCAGCGGCACGACGAGCACCTTTGCCGGGGGCAGCTCCAGCGAGCCGACCATCTCCAAGGACGGCAGCCTGGTGTCGTTCACCAGCTTCGCCGCCAACCTGAACGCCGGCATCGACGGCAATGACAACAACGACGTGTTCGTTCGCAACATGGGCAGCACAACCGTGTTCGGCCTGGCCCCGAACGCGACGAAGCTGATCAGCGTCAACTCGGGCAACGTTGCGGCCGGCAACAGCCAGTCGTTCGACTCCTGGATCAGCTCGGACGGGCGTTACATCGCGTTCCGGTCCGACTCTTCGGACATGGTCGCCAGCGGCGACACCAACAACGCCCGCGACACCTTCGTCCGCGACCTGCAGACCGGCACCACCGCCCTGATCAGCCAGACCCCGGCCGGCGCCAGCGGCAACGCCAGTTCGGACTCGAACTCCATCAGCGGCGATGGACGGTTCGTGACCTTCCAGAGCAAGGCGACCGACCTGGTGTCCAATGACGGCAACGCCAACTCTGACGTCTTCCTGCGTGACACCCAGACCAACACGACCACGCTGCTGAGCATCAACCGCTTCGGCACCAATAGCGCCGGCGGCTTCAGCGAGTTCCCGGCGTTGTCGCAGGATGGCTCGTTCGCGAGCTTCAGCAGCACGGCGGGCGACATCATCAACGGCGACACCAACGGCCGCGAGGACGTGTTCCTCCGCGACCTGGTCCGCGGGCCGATCTCGCTGGTGAGTATCAACACCAGCGGTGCCGCCGCCAACGGCCGCAGCTTCGATCCGTTCATCAGCCGCAACGGCGATTTCGTCGTCTTCACCTCCGACGCCAGCGACATCAGCACGGGTGATACAAACGGCAAGTCGGACATCTTCCTGTCCGACAGTCCGGGCATCGGTGGCGGCGGCGGTGGTGGTGGCAGCGATAGCACCCTGCCCACCGCAACCGTCGGATCGGCCGAGTCGGCCACGCCGGGTGCGACCACCTTCCAGTTCACGGTCAACCTCGCCGACAACGTCGGCCTGAACACCGTGACGGTCGGAAATCTGACGGTCACCAAGGCCGGCGGCAGTGCCCAAACCGCTACGCTGGTCAATGTGGTCGGTACCGGTGTGTCGGCGGTCGCGACTTACTCGGTCGCGTTCCCCTCGGGCATTAACACCAACGACACCGGCCTGTACACCGTCACCACCACCGCCGGCGCGATCAAGGACGCCGCCGGTAACGCCATCGCCGGTGGCACCAGCCTCGGAACCTTCACCCTGGCGATCGGCGATCCGAACGGCCCGGACCTGGTGATCGTCAAGCCGGGCAAGACCAAGGCGTCTTACATCGGCGGTGCCAAGGGCGCTTTGAAGTGGAAACTTCAGAACAACGGCCCGGGTACCCTCACCAACAAGACGGTCGAGTTTAAGGTCTACACGTCGGCAGACGGGACGCTCGACGCCGGCGATGCCACCCTCGGCACCATCAGCAAGCTGGTCAAGAAGCTCAAGCCGACCAAGTCGATCGCGGCGGCGTTGAAATTCACGTTCCCCAACGACATCAACGGCAACTTCTTCCTGCTCATCAAAGCCGATACCGCCAACACGATCGCCGAGAGCAACGAGACCAACAACACCGGCTCGACGGTCGCCGCGACGCTGATTCAGCCGCCGTTCCGCGACCTGCAGCCGACGGTCGTCTCCAAGCCGAGCCGTCTGACGGCGGGTCTGCCGATCACGGCGACCGCGACGATCAAGAACAACGGCAACACCACGTTCAACGATCTGGTTCCGATCACGCTGGTCGTGACCGACGCCGGCGTGGTCAACGACGGCAGCACCGTCCTGGTGACCACCACCCAGAAGCTGAGCCTGGCCCCGGGCAAGAGCAAGACGGTCAAGTTCAGCGCCACCCTGCCCGGCAACCTGGCCGTCGGCCAGTACCAGCTCGGCGTGGACGTTGACCCCGCCAACGCGTTCGCCGAGAGCGACGAAGGCAATAACACCGCACTGAGCCTGGTGTGGCAGTCGTTCGTCTGA
- a CDS encoding NUDIX hydrolase → MQSSLSIRVAGDWSSHEVIAHLIESSFAPSNAVQSVIDAAWSAALAVPNRTLFDGPMCRLESFDVSPAGVRIGMSRTSYKSFWGTNVSHPELADQYGPGVLANPIGLSPALLTADGWLLLGRRNERVAYYPGRVHPFSGTLEPDDGSGDGERDAPDVFAAVRRELHEEVRVGASDIVSMRLIGLAEDARLRQPELIFGVETLLSRGQVELQLDQAEHRDVVAIPAEPAAVKAAVQASGVAGEFTPIAIATLLLQGRAAWGEGWFAGANGDAPGILVGR, encoded by the coding sequence ATGCAATCATCACTCTCCATCAGGGTTGCTGGCGACTGGTCATCGCACGAGGTGATCGCGCACCTGATCGAAAGCAGCTTCGCCCCATCGAACGCCGTCCAGTCCGTCATCGATGCCGCCTGGTCCGCCGCACTGGCCGTCCCCAACCGCACCCTCTTCGACGGCCCGATGTGCCGCCTCGAATCGTTCGACGTCTCGCCCGCCGGCGTGCGGATCGGGATGTCTCGTACCAGCTACAAATCGTTCTGGGGGACCAATGTCTCTCACCCGGAACTGGCCGATCAGTACGGGCCCGGCGTGCTGGCCAATCCGATCGGCCTGAGTCCGGCGCTACTGACCGCCGACGGCTGGCTGCTTCTGGGCCGGCGGAATGAGCGGGTGGCGTACTACCCGGGGCGGGTGCATCCGTTTTCGGGAACGCTCGAACCGGACGATGGCAGTGGCGATGGCGAAAGAGACGCTCCCGACGTCTTCGCCGCAGTTCGACGTGAATTGCACGAGGAAGTTCGCGTCGGAGCGTCGGATATCGTCTCAATGCGCCTGATCGGCCTGGCCGAAGACGCCCGCCTGCGACAGCCGGAGCTCATTTTTGGGGTTGAGACATTGCTTTCGCGGGGCCAGGTCGAATTGCAGCTCGATCAGGCCGAGCATCGGGACGTTGTCGCGATTCCCGCCGAACCTGCGGCCGTAAAAGCCGCCGTCCAGGCAAGTGGCGTTGCCGGGGAGTTCACACCGATCGCGATTGCAACACTCCTGCTCCAGGGACGGGCGGCGTGGGGAGAAGGCTGGTTCGCTGGTGCCAACGGCGATGCGCCTGGAATCCTGGTTGGTCGTTAA
- the metH gene encoding methionine synthase: MRKPFLELARERVVVLDGAMGSNLQIRPLDLQKDWLGQENISEVLNFSRPDVIQEIHEAFLAVGCDGVETNTFGANKIVMAEADMADRVYENNIAACKIARAACDKYETPDRPRYVIGSVGPGTKILTLGHTDWDTMEDSYFEQFRGLIDGGADVLLIETQQDMLVIKCAIAAANRAMKQAGKRLPIMVQASFDLNGGQNMLTGCDPSAFVATFEPFADVDVLGLNCAFGPTELTETMKYITGNWPKLVSALPNAGLPIMVDGKSVFPMNPADFTKGVKRFVSEFGVNIVGGCCGTMPEHLKALVDAVGVPNAGRQSPAGHRAAARDVHPRPQISSLMSAEDIRQDKSYLIVAERTNTNGSKKFKTLLQADDWDGLVSMARDEMRDGSHMLDVCVDFVGRDGVRDMHEVVRRYVNALPAPLMLDSTNPAVMEAGLKLAGGRCILNSMNLEEGEEKLGQICELARKYGAAVVAGCIDEDKLQAMARTRERKISIAKRIRDLAVDRFGLRDEDLMFDPLVLPISTGIEEDRRNAMETIEGTRLISQQLPKCHTTVGLSNVSFGLKPASRIVLNSAFLHELREAGLTSAIVHASKILPKNRIPQEQWDAALELIYDRRKEGFDPLTHFIGLFPDNGASAVAVKADPWEGLSIEEILKKHIIDGEKRALIDHLEVARTTYTPLEIINNILLEGMKVVGDLFGSGQMQLPFVLQSAETMKASVAHLEQYMEKVEGQSKGKIVLATVKGDVHDIGKNLVDIILTNNGYTVYNLGIKQPVDEILKAAEMKKADAVGMSGLLVKSVAVMRENLVEMNARGVKVPVLLGGAALTRDYAEDDLASLYGGPLLYCRDAFDGLHMMDAITGGLLQQVSTDQKERAIKRKRQREESQAKYGETMRAVAKDAPDVAKDNPVPIPPFWGRRVVKNIDVKHIFPFINETALFTGQWGLSKGKMSPEEYETFLNDKARPVFADLQKRAAAEGFLEPAVVYGYFPVQADGDELVVYEPEAFNHPIKCDCGVNHGGTVGMRDGKLVPHGKPVEVMRFAFPRQVGRRQLCISDFYRTKASGEFDVLALQLVTVGDKSTEVAEKLRTESKYQDYLYLHGFGVESAEALAEFWHKRVRQELGFGSEDDPSIKKLFQQKYRGSRYSFGYPACPDLEQRTKIVELLKPQEIGVVLSENYMLVPEQSTDAIVAHHPQAKYFDV, translated from the coding sequence GTGCGAAAGCCCTTCCTTGAACTGGCCCGTGAGCGTGTCGTCGTCCTCGACGGCGCGATGGGTTCCAACCTCCAGATCCGCCCGCTCGACCTCCAGAAGGACTGGCTCGGACAGGAGAACATCTCCGAGGTTCTCAACTTCAGTCGGCCGGACGTCATCCAGGAGATCCACGAGGCGTTCCTGGCCGTGGGTTGTGACGGCGTCGAGACCAACACCTTCGGGGCCAACAAGATCGTCATGGCCGAGGCCGACATGGCCGACCGGGTGTACGAAAACAACATCGCCGCGTGCAAGATCGCCCGCGCGGCCTGCGACAAGTACGAAACGCCGGACCGGCCGCGCTACGTCATCGGTTCCGTCGGCCCGGGCACCAAGATCCTCACCCTCGGTCACACCGACTGGGACACGATGGAGGACAGCTACTTCGAGCAGTTCCGCGGTCTGATCGACGGCGGCGCCGACGTGCTGCTGATCGAAACCCAGCAGGACATGCTGGTCATCAAGTGCGCCATCGCCGCCGCCAACCGCGCCATGAAGCAGGCTGGCAAACGTCTGCCGATCATGGTGCAGGCGTCGTTCGACCTCAACGGCGGGCAGAACATGCTGACAGGCTGCGACCCGTCGGCGTTTGTCGCCACGTTCGAACCGTTCGCCGACGTCGATGTGCTGGGCCTGAACTGCGCCTTCGGCCCGACCGAACTGACCGAGACGATGAAGTACATCACAGGGAACTGGCCGAAGCTGGTCAGCGCCCTGCCCAACGCCGGCCTGCCGATCATGGTCGACGGCAAGAGTGTCTTCCCGATGAACCCGGCGGACTTCACCAAGGGCGTGAAGCGGTTCGTCTCGGAGTTCGGCGTCAACATCGTCGGCGGCTGCTGCGGGACAATGCCGGAGCACCTCAAGGCGCTCGTGGATGCGGTTGGCGTGCCGAATGCCGGTCGTCAGTCGCCCGCAGGCCACCGCGCTGCCGCACGAGACGTCCATCCGCGACCGCAAATTTCCTCGCTTATGTCCGCCGAAGACATTCGCCAGGATAAGAGTTACCTCATCGTCGCCGAGCGGACGAACACCAACGGCTCCAAGAAGTTCAAGACGCTTCTGCAAGCCGACGACTGGGACGGCCTGGTGTCGATGGCCCGCGACGAGATGCGCGACGGGTCGCACATGCTCGATGTCTGCGTCGACTTCGTCGGCCGCGACGGCGTTCGCGACATGCACGAGGTCGTTCGGCGCTACGTCAACGCGCTGCCCGCCCCGCTCATGCTCGACAGCACCAACCCGGCCGTCATGGAAGCCGGGCTGAAGCTGGCCGGCGGGCGGTGCATTCTCAACTCGATGAACCTCGAAGAAGGCGAGGAAAAGCTCGGGCAGATCTGCGAGCTGGCCCGCAAGTACGGCGCGGCGGTCGTTGCCGGCTGCATCGACGAAGACAAGCTGCAGGCGATGGCCCGAACCCGCGAACGGAAGATCTCGATCGCCAAGCGCATTCGCGACCTGGCGGTCGACCGGTTCGGCCTGCGCGACGAAGACCTGATGTTCGACCCGCTCGTGCTTCCGATCAGCACTGGCATTGAAGAAGACCGCCGCAATGCCATGGAGACGATCGAAGGCACCCGGCTGATCAGCCAGCAGTTGCCCAAGTGTCATACAACGGTCGGCCTGAGCAACGTCAGTTTCGGCTTGAAGCCGGCGTCGCGCATCGTGCTCAACAGCGCGTTCCTGCACGAGCTTCGCGAGGCTGGGCTGACCAGCGCGATCGTCCATGCGAGCAAGATTCTCCCGAAGAACCGCATCCCGCAGGAGCAGTGGGACGCGGCGCTCGAACTGATCTACGACCGCCGGAAGGAAGGCTTCGACCCGCTCACGCACTTCATCGGTCTCTTCCCCGACAACGGCGCATCGGCTGTCGCGGTCAAGGCCGATCCGTGGGAGGGCTTGAGCATCGAGGAGATCCTCAAGAAGCACATCATCGACGGCGAAAAGCGAGCCCTGATCGATCATCTGGAGGTGGCGCGAACGACGTATACGCCGCTTGAGATCATCAACAACATCCTGCTGGAAGGCATGAAAGTCGTCGGCGACTTGTTCGGCTCGGGACAGATGCAGTTGCCGTTCGTGCTGCAAAGCGCCGAGACGATGAAGGCATCCGTCGCGCATCTCGAACAGTACATGGAGAAGGTGGAAGGTCAGAGCAAGGGCAAGATCGTCCTGGCAACGGTCAAGGGCGATGTGCACGACATTGGCAAGAACCTCGTCGACATCATCCTGACCAACAACGGTTACACGGTCTATAACCTGGGCATCAAGCAGCCGGTGGATGAGATCCTGAAAGCCGCCGAGATGAAGAAGGCCGATGCGGTGGGCATGAGCGGCCTGCTAGTGAAGTCGGTCGCGGTGATGCGCGAGAACCTGGTCGAGATGAATGCCCGCGGCGTGAAGGTGCCGGTGCTGCTGGGCGGTGCCGCGCTGACCCGCGACTACGCCGAGGACGACCTGGCGAGCCTGTACGGCGGTCCCCTCTTGTATTGCCGCGACGCGTTCGACGGCCTGCACATGATGGATGCCATCACCGGCGGGCTGCTGCAGCAGGTGTCGACCGATCAGAAGGAACGCGCGATCAAGCGAAAACGCCAGCGAGAGGAATCGCAGGCGAAGTACGGCGAGACGATGCGTGCCGTCGCCAAGGACGCGCCTGACGTGGCAAAAGACAACCCCGTGCCGATCCCGCCGTTCTGGGGTCGGCGGGTGGTGAAGAACATCGACGTCAAGCACATCTTCCCCTTCATCAACGAGACCGCGCTGTTCACCGGCCAGTGGGGCCTGAGCAAGGGCAAGATGTCGCCGGAGGAGTACGAAACTTTCCTGAACGACAAGGCCCGCCCGGTCTTCGCCGACCTGCAGAAGCGGGCGGCGGCCGAAGGCTTCCTGGAGCCCGCGGTCGTGTACGGCTACTTCCCCGTGCAAGCCGACGGGGATGAACTGGTCGTTTACGAACCCGAAGCGTTCAACCACCCGATCAAGTGTGACTGTGGCGTGAACCACGGCGGCACCGTCGGCATGCGCGACGGCAAGCTGGTCCCGCACGGCAAGCCCGTCGAGGTGATGCGGTTTGCCTTCCCCCGCCAGGTCGGCCGCAGGCAGCTCTGCATCAGCGACTTCTACCGCACCAAGGCTTCGGGTGAGTTCGACGTGCTGGCGTTGCAACTGGTCACCGTCGGCGACAAGTCGACCGAGGTCGCCGAGAAGCTGCGTACCGAGAGCAAGTACCAGGATTACCTGTACCTGCACGGCTTCGGCGTCGAGTCGGCCGAGGCGCTGGCCGAGTTCTGGCACAAGCGAGTGCGGCAGGAACTGGGCTTCGGCAGCGAGGACGATCCGAGCATCAAGAAGCTGTTCCAGCAGAAGTACCGCGGCAGCCGTTACAGCTTCGGCTACCCCGCATGCCCGGACCTCGAGCAGCGGACGAAGATCGTCGAACTGCTCAAGCCACAGGAGATCGGCGTGGTGTTGAGCGAGAACTACATGCTCGTGCCCGAGCAGAGCACCGATGCGATTGTGGCGCATCATCCGCAGGCGAAGTATTTTGATGTGTGA